Proteins encoded together in one Anaerotignum propionicum DSM 1682 window:
- a CDS encoding leucine-rich repeat domain-containing protein has product MDFRLHFEKDNTMKPTKKVILYYKVSAKGVTILGIKGRASQLHIPETIDDMPVVAIEDFAFSIETEQPQLEEENLGEIFLCLSADKRTAVPKEDDGDAILRIILPDTIRRIGAYAFSGCNALGSIVLPEGLEEIAPYTFSGCSALEALTLPQSIQKIGSYAFFDCHSLKALTIPDKVTAIERYAFYNCRSLYKINIPKNTEHLETGLFLNCDSLYDIYFGQCKHISDLIAVLNHELLLTIDFPDARAKLLIPDFQYEYIEDTPARQFHQVNYGTGHLFRQCIRNSDIDFRRYDELFYLTRREDAAVLVLLLAVYRLSYPYRLVAERRETYLSYVREHLLFAADYYIQNNDLEVLRQFAQWGLYTNEALPKMIEMAQKKGKTEILSFLMDYQHKKRNPIKKKSFDL; this is encoded by the coding sequence ATGGATTTTAGATTACATTTTGAAAAGGATAATACCATGAAGCCAACAAAAAAGGTTATATTATATTATAAAGTCTCTGCCAAGGGCGTTACCATCTTGGGCATCAAGGGCAGAGCAAGCCAACTGCATATTCCGGAAACTATTGATGATATGCCTGTGGTGGCCATTGAAGATTTCGCTTTTTCCATTGAAACGGAGCAACCTCAGCTAGAGGAAGAAAACTTGGGAGAGATATTTCTTTGCTTATCAGCAGACAAACGCACTGCCGTTCCCAAAGAAGATGATGGAGATGCCATCTTACGTATCATCCTTCCTGATACTATCCGCCGTATTGGTGCTTATGCCTTCTCAGGCTGTAATGCCTTGGGTTCTATTGTTCTGCCTGAAGGGTTGGAGGAAATCGCCCCCTATACCTTTTCCGGATGTTCCGCCTTAGAGGCTTTGACACTGCCCCAAAGTATACAAAAAATAGGTAGCTATGCTTTCTTCGATTGTCATAGTCTCAAGGCTCTTACCATCCCAGACAAGGTAACTGCCATAGAGCGCTATGCATTTTATAATTGCAGATCCCTTTACAAAATCAATATACCGAAAAATACAGAGCATCTGGAAACAGGCTTATTTTTGAATTGTGACAGCCTTTACGATATTTATTTCGGACAATGCAAGCATATTTCCGACTTAATCGCAGTTCTAAACCATGAGCTGTTGCTTACCATAGATTTTCCCGATGCCAGAGCGAAATTGCTCATCCCCGATTTTCAATATGAATACATCGAGGATACCCCTGCACGGCAGTTTCATCAGGTAAATTACGGCACAGGCCATTTATTTCGCCAATGCATTCGCAATTCTGACATTGATTTTCGCAGATACGACGAACTGTTTTATCTTACTCGAAGGGAAGATGCGGCAGTTTTGGTACTGCTTTTGGCGGTATATCGTCTGTCCTATCCCTACCGCCTGGTAGCTGAACGTAGGGAAACCTATCTTTCCTATGTGCGAGAGCATTTGCTGTTTGCGGCGGATTATTATATCCAAAACAATGATCTGGAGGTTCTGCGTCAATTCGCCCAATGGGGACTTTACACCAATGAGGCTTTGCCAAAAATGATAGAAATGGCACAAAAAAAAGGAAAAACTGAAATTCTTAGCTTTCTTATGGATTACCAACATAAAAAAAGGAATCCCATAAAGAAAAAAAGCTTTGATTTGTAA
- a CDS encoding VWA-like domain-containing protein, producing MNENHQRLIQIGNAILNASRNELYLSLRFLDIALSGLRYEMNLSSLYVGTDGEKVLFNPRYLVERYQSDPVLVNRLYLHMLLHCIFRHPFHMGERDEALWGVSCDIAVESIIDSLPLKATRLVVSDRRNEMYESLKKDLKVLSAEGIYRKLSEQKLTDKEFGKLQLEFWVDDHVFWEHKKEENQNNDNQNDNNSENQDQTEQEQNQEKQKQLEEKWQQIGEKMETNLESFSKEMGENAGDLLQLLKIENREKYDYRRFLEKFVTLKEDMRVDDDAYDYIFYTYGLTLYGNMPLIESLEYKEVKKIEELVIAIDTSESCEGETIRRFLEETYAILRNSESFFHKTNIHIVQCDAKVQQDTIITSTEELAQYMDNFRILGSGGTDFRPVFEYVNKLINEKAFHNLKGLIYFTDGYGTFPNGRPPYETAFIFFHEDYLDLNVPPWAMKVVLGPEDLSIYDKEK from the coding sequence ATGAACGAAAATCATCAACGTCTCATACAAATCGGCAATGCTATTTTAAATGCCTCCCGCAATGAATTATACTTATCCTTGCGGTTTTTGGATATTGCTTTAAGCGGACTACGCTATGAAATGAACCTTTCCTCCCTTTATGTGGGAACGGACGGAGAAAAGGTGCTGTTTAACCCTCGATATTTGGTAGAGCGGTACCAATCCGACCCCGTTTTGGTAAACCGCCTTTATCTGCATATGCTTTTGCATTGCATTTTCCGCCATCCTTTTCACATGGGAGAACGGGATGAGGCTCTTTGGGGCGTTTCCTGCGATATTGCCGTAGAGTCCATTATTGATTCCCTGCCTCTAAAGGCCACTCGCTTGGTAGTTTCTGATCGCCGAAATGAAATGTATGAGTCCCTGAAAAAGGATTTGAAAGTTCTTTCTGCCGAAGGTATTTACCGCAAGCTTTCAGAACAAAAGTTGACCGATAAGGAGTTTGGCAAGCTACAGCTTGAATTCTGGGTGGACGATCATGTTTTTTGGGAGCATAAAAAAGAAGAGAATCAGAATAACGATAATCAAAATGACAATAATTCTGAAAATCAAGACCAAACGGAACAAGAACAAAATCAAGAAAAGCAGAAACAACTTGAAGAAAAATGGCAGCAAATCGGAGAAAAAATGGAAACCAATTTGGAATCCTTCTCGAAAGAGATGGGAGAAAATGCGGGGGATTTGTTGCAGCTTTTGAAAATCGAAAATAGAGAGAAATACGACTATCGTCGGTTTCTTGAAAAATTTGTGACCCTAAAAGAGGACATGCGGGTGGATGACGATGCCTATGACTATATCTTTTACACATACGGACTGACGCTTTACGGAAATATGCCCCTCATTGAATCCTTGGAGTATAAGGAAGTAAAAAAAATAGAAGAATTGGTTATTGCCATTGATACCTCAGAATCCTGCGAAGGGGAAACCATTCGCCGTTTCTTGGAAGAAACCTACGCAATTCTTAGAAACAGTGAATCATTTTTCCATAAAACAAATATCCACATCGTCCAATGTGATGCAAAGGTACAACAGGATACCATCATCACTTCCACGGAGGAATTGGCACAATACATGGATAACTTTCGCATCCTAGGCAGTGGCGGCACCGACTTCCGCCCTGTGTTTGAATATGTAAATAAGCTCATTAACGAGAAGGCATTCCATAACCTAAAGGGACTGATTTATTTTACCGATGGTTACGGCACCTTTCCCAATGGCAGACCGCCCTATGAAACTGCTTTTATCTTTTTTCATGAGGACTATTTAGATTTAAATGTACCCCCTTGGGCAATGAAGGTTGTCCTAGGGCCGGAAGACCTATCAATCTATGATAAGGAGAAATGA
- a CDS encoding ATP-binding protein: protein MNIKQAKEEIQKAIQAYLLKNEFGEYLIPRVRQRPVLLMGPPGIGKTAIMEQVARECGVALVSYSITHHTRQSAIGLPFINHKEYGGKEYAVTEYTMSEIIASVYNKMEETGLSEGILFIDEINCASETLAPAMLQFLQAKTFGAHRVPDGWLIAAAGNPPEYNKSVREFDVVTLDRVKKIDVEPDFKVWKEYAYKHSVHGAILSYLEIKKNHFYAMENTVDGKRFVTPRGWEDLSTILKVYETMGITADAGMILQYLQHQKIARDFANYLDLYHKYKTDYHVEDILNGTFTEQSAAKLSSAAFDEKLSVLGLLLSRLSDDFRLAYEGDLFTTELHQALVELKERFQNPYCKETPWDKLFEGLIEEKENSFVKEQKADLLDQSTKKSRRMTIERLFALEKEIKGLGIQEKEAVFEKIKSSFSKDVTHREQLIETGAKELGNAFLFLEEAFGAGQEMVIFITELTTNFYSVKFISENGSEKYYQYNKELLFDEKQKSILKDIASAKAEGALLF, encoded by the coding sequence ATGAATATAAAACAAGCAAAGGAAGAAATTCAAAAAGCCATACAGGCTTATTTGTTGAAAAATGAGTTTGGTGAATACCTGATTCCCCGGGTGCGTCAGCGCCCCGTTTTGCTTATGGGGCCTCCTGGAATTGGCAAAACCGCCATTATGGAGCAAGTGGCAAGGGAATGCGGCGTTGCCTTAGTATCCTATAGCATCACCCACCATACCCGCCAAAGTGCCATCGGTCTGCCCTTTATCAACCATAAAGAATACGGAGGCAAGGAATATGCCGTAACGGAGTATACCATGAGCGAAATTATTGCCTCTGTTTATAACAAAATGGAAGAAACAGGTCTTTCAGAAGGCATCCTTTTTATTGATGAAATCAACTGCGCTTCGGAAACCCTAGCCCCTGCCATGCTGCAATTTTTACAGGCAAAAACCTTTGGTGCCCATCGGGTGCCTGATGGCTGGCTCATTGCCGCCGCAGGAAACCCCCCTGAATATAATAAAAGTGTTCGGGAATTTGACGTTGTGACCCTTGACCGTGTGAAAAAAATTGATGTTGAGCCTGATTTTAAAGTTTGGAAGGAATATGCTTATAAGCATTCCGTTCACGGCGCAATTCTTTCCTATCTGGAAATCAAGAAAAATCATTTTTACGCCATGGAAAACACCGTGGATGGGAAACGGTTTGTAACCCCCAGAGGCTGGGAAGATTTATCCACCATACTTAAAGTATATGAAACAATGGGCATCACTGCGGATGCAGGCATGATTTTACAATATTTGCAGCATCAAAAAATCGCCAGAGATTTCGCCAATTATTTGGATTTATATCATAAATATAAAACAGATTATCATGTGGAGGATATCCTAAACGGTACCTTTACGGAACAATCTGCGGCAAAATTATCTTCTGCAGCCTTTGACGAAAAGCTTAGCGTTCTGGGTCTATTGCTTAGTCGTCTTTCCGATGATTTTCGGCTGGCTTATGAAGGGGATTTATTTACCACAGAACTACATCAAGCCCTTGTGGAACTGAAAGAACGCTTCCAAAACCCTTATTGCAAGGAAACACCTTGGGATAAGCTTTTTGAAGGCTTGATTGAGGAAAAAGAAAATTCCTTTGTTAAGGAGCAGAAAGCCGACCTTTTGGATCAAAGCACCAAAAAAAGCCGCCGCATGACCATAGAACGGCTCTTTGCATTGGAAAAAGAAATAAAAGGCCTTGGCATTCAAGAAAAAGAGGCTGTTTTTGAAAAAATCAAATCCTCCTTTTCCAAGGATGTTACCCATAGGGAACAGCTTATTGAGACAGGTGCAAAAGAATTGGGAAATGCTTTCCTCTTTTTAGAGGAGGCCTTTGGTGCAGGGCAAGAAATGGTAATTTTCATTACAGAACTAACCACTAATTTCTACAGTGTAAAATTTATCAGCGAAAATGGCAGTGAAAAATACTATCAATATAATAAAGAATTGCTGTTTGACGAAAAACAAAAAAGCATTTTAAAAGATATTGCATCCGCAAAGGCTGAGGGGGCTCTTTTGTTTTAA
- a CDS encoding GNAT family N-acetyltransferase, which produces MNIVFEKLGMEHQKLVMEIFNYYIATGTGAFPPTPLPEQFYPMLMKRSEDLCAYAVVDADINRTVGFCSLSPFHPFSTFQKTADVSYFIAEDYTAKGVGAKCLSLLEQEGKVLGVHHLIAEISSENEPSIQFHIKNGFSNIGEFKNVGEKLGRNFGIVLMQKTL; this is translated from the coding sequence ATGAATATAGTTTTTGAAAAGCTTGGAATGGAGCACCAAAAATTGGTTATGGAAATTTTTAATTACTACATTGCCACTGGTACTGGCGCTTTTCCGCCAACGCCCTTACCAGAACAGTTTTACCCCATGCTGATGAAAAGATCTGAGGATTTATGTGCCTATGCTGTGGTTGATGCAGATATAAACAGAACTGTAGGCTTTTGTTCTCTGTCTCCCTTTCATCCCTTCTCCACCTTTCAGAAAACTGCTGATGTCTCTTATTTTATTGCTGAGGACTACACCGCAAAAGGAGTCGGTGCAAAATGCCTTTCCTTATTGGAACAGGAAGGAAAAGTCCTCGGAGTACATCACCTTATCGCGGAAATTTCCTCTGAGAATGAGCCCAGTATTCAGTTCCATATTAAAAATGGGTTTTCAAATATTGGGGAGTTTAAAAATGTGGGAGAAAAATTGGGGCGTAACTTTGGTATCGTACTAATGCAAAAAACGCTATAA
- a CDS encoding sulfite exporter TauE/SafE family protein, which translates to MGGEFVISVPNFLMLMGASFLAGFLDSIAGGGGLISLPAYTLTGIPMHFVYGCNKFSAAFGTTIATLRYWKHKMLDIQVGILAAMGAFAASALAAKVVLYFSDSTLKAMMLVILPIVGIITVLNKNMGEENHSDSYTKKKKIVLALLIGGVIGFYDGLIGPGTGTFALMAFCFVMKYDLRTASGNAKCLNLASNYAALAVFLLEGTVYFKIAIPAAVFGIAGNYFGAGFAIKKGAKAIQYMLMVVIVLLFIKMGVDFLV; encoded by the coding sequence ATGGGTGGAGAATTTGTGATTTCAGTTCCAAATTTTTTGATGTTAATGGGAGCCAGTTTTTTGGCAGGATTTTTAGATTCCATAGCCGGCGGTGGGGGTCTCATATCTTTACCTGCCTATACGTTGACAGGAATCCCTATGCATTTTGTTTATGGATGCAACAAGTTCTCTGCTGCCTTCGGAACCACCATAGCCACGTTACGGTATTGGAAGCATAAAATGCTGGATATTCAAGTGGGAATCTTAGCGGCAATGGGTGCTTTTGCAGCATCCGCTTTGGCGGCGAAGGTGGTGCTTTACTTCAGTGACAGCACCTTAAAGGCCATGATGCTTGTCATTTTACCCATAGTTGGAATCATTACGGTTTTAAACAAAAATATGGGGGAGGAGAATCATTCGGATTCTTATACTAAGAAGAAGAAGATTGTACTGGCGTTACTGATTGGCGGAGTCATTGGATTTTACGATGGCTTAATTGGCCCTGGCACAGGAACGTTTGCCTTGATGGCTTTTTGTTTTGTTATGAAATATGATTTGCGTACTGCTTCGGGAAATGCAAAATGTTTGAATTTGGCTTCCAATTATGCAGCTCTGGCAGTATTTCTTTTGGAAGGAACCGTGTATTTTAAAATTGCAATTCCTGCGGCCGTATTTGGGATTGCAGGAAATTATTTCGGAGCAGGCTTTGCCATAAAAAAAGGCGCAAAAGCCATTCAATACATGTTAATGGTGGTTATTGTGTTATTATTCATCAAAATGGGTGTGGATTTTTTAGTATGA
- a CDS encoding amino acid decarboxylase has protein sequence MDTPIYDFVKEYLEKGTVRLHMPGHKGSPLLGCEALDITEIKGADDLYHAQGIIRQSENNATRLFGTKRTFYATGGSSQCIGAMVYLAMLRGKKGQPILAARNAHKAFLHTCALLDLEVVWIYPEEEASLCSCPILTQQLESILKSMEVLPFALYITSPDYLGGMADIKGLSEVCRKYGIPLLVDNAHGAYLRFLPESLHPMDLGADMCCDSAHKTLPVLTGGAYLHIGRDALPFEKDGKNALALFGSTSPSYLTLQSLDLCNEVLAEGYREKMHGVCEKVKQLAVQLREKGYFLQNYEPLKIVLEGAKMGITGYDLAKFLRESGIEPEFADADHLVMMFSTENGEVDFKRIENALPPMIAKSTEGERTTLPFRGEQVMSIREAMFARRCTVKVEQALGRICATPAVSCPPAIPIAISGERITEEMIRLFFLYGIEEIDVVVEL, from the coding sequence ATGGATACACCGATTTATGATTTTGTGAAGGAATATTTGGAGAAAGGGACTGTCCGCCTGCATATGCCGGGGCATAAGGGCAGCCCCCTTTTGGGTTGTGAGGCCTTAGATATCACAGAAATCAAAGGGGCTGACGATTTATATCATGCCCAGGGGATTATTCGGCAAAGTGAGAACAATGCCACTCGTTTATTTGGCACAAAAAGAACGTTCTATGCCACTGGAGGTTCCTCACAATGCATTGGTGCTATGGTTTATTTGGCTATGCTCCGTGGAAAAAAGGGACAGCCTATTTTAGCGGCCAGAAATGCTCATAAGGCATTTTTACATACCTGTGCTTTATTGGATTTGGAGGTAGTGTGGATTTATCCTGAGGAGGAAGCATCTCTTTGCAGTTGTCCCATTTTAACCCAACAGTTGGAGAGTATTCTGAAATCTATGGAGGTTCTGCCCTTTGCCCTATACATTACTTCCCCTGATTATTTGGGTGGGATGGCAGATATAAAAGGGCTTTCTGAGGTTTGCAGAAAATATGGCATTCCTCTATTGGTGGATAATGCCCATGGGGCTTATTTGCGTTTTTTACCTGAATCTTTGCATCCTATGGATTTGGGTGCCGATATGTGCTGCGATTCTGCCCATAAAACCTTACCGGTTTTAACAGGAGGGGCATATTTACATATTGGAAGGGATGCCTTGCCCTTTGAGAAAGATGGAAAAAATGCATTGGCCCTATTTGGTTCTACAAGTCCCTCTTACCTCACGCTGCAATCTTTAGATTTGTGCAATGAAGTATTGGCAGAAGGGTATAGAGAGAAAATGCATGGTGTCTGTGAGAAAGTGAAACAGCTTGCCGTGCAATTAAGGGAGAAAGGCTACTTTTTGCAGAATTATGAACCGTTAAAGATTGTGCTGGAAGGGGCAAAAATGGGCATAACAGGATATGATTTGGCTAAATTTCTCCGAGAAAGTGGAATTGAGCCGGAGTTTGCCGATGCAGACCACCTTGTTATGATGTTTTCCACAGAAAATGGAGAAGTGGATTTTAAAAGAATTGAAAATGCATTACCTCCTATGATTGCTAAGAGTACTGAGGGAGAAAGGACTACTCTGCCTTTCAGAGGAGAGCAAGTAATGTCCATTCGTGAGGCCATGTTTGCAAGGCGATGCACCGTGAAGGTGGAGCAAGCCCTGGGACGGATTTGTGCAACACCTGCTGTTTCCTGTCCCCCTGCCATACCCATAGCTATAAGCGGTGAGAGAATTACAGAAGAGATGATCCGGTTGTTTTTCCTTTATGGCATAGAGGAGATTGACGTGGTGGTTGAATTGTAA
- the scfB gene encoding thioether cross-link-forming SCIFF peptide maturase: MVHQYKLNDYNIVLDTCSGSVHAVDEVAYDIIEMFETGSKDEIVQTILEKYKDRPDVTEEEILLCIEDIQALVEGDRLFTKDEYENLAYDFKNNSNVIKALCLHVAHTCNLNCSYCFARQGQYQGERALMTFEVGKQALDFLIAHSGNRVNLEVDFFGGEPLMVWDTIKQLVAYAREQEPIHNKKFRFTLTTNGMLINDDVIKFSNREIHNVVLSLDGRKEVHDHLRKTVGGEGSYETILPKFKRFVEKRGGQGYYMRGTFTHNNVDFTNDIFHMADMGFKELSMEPVVCDPSDPYALTEEDLPKLFEQYEILAKEMVRRKKAGNGFEFYHYILDLENGPCVYKRITGCGSGTEYMAVTPWGELFPCHQFVGDDKYSLGNVWDGVKNVEVQDEFRHCNAYAREDCRNCWAKMYCSGGCAANAYHATGSIQGIYEYGCRLFKKRIECAIMMKVAESSEE, translated from the coding sequence TTGGTACATCAATATAAATTAAACGATTATAACATTGTTCTGGATACTTGCAGCGGTTCTGTTCATGCGGTGGATGAGGTGGCGTATGACATTATTGAAATGTTTGAAACCGGCAGCAAGGATGAAATCGTCCAGACAATATTAGAAAAATATAAAGATAGACCCGACGTAACTGAGGAAGAAATTTTACTATGCATTGAGGATATTCAAGCCCTAGTGGAAGGAGACAGACTATTCACCAAGGACGAATATGAAAATCTTGCTTATGATTTCAAAAACAACAGTAATGTGATAAAAGCACTTTGTCTTCATGTTGCCCATACTTGCAATTTAAATTGCAGCTATTGTTTTGCCAGACAAGGACAATATCAAGGGGAACGTGCCTTAATGACCTTTGAAGTTGGTAAACAGGCCTTAGATTTTCTCATTGCCCATTCTGGAAACAGAGTAAATTTGGAGGTTGATTTTTTCGGTGGCGAACCTTTGATGGTTTGGGATACCATTAAGCAATTGGTTGCTTATGCAAGGGAGCAGGAACCTATCCATAATAAAAAATTCCGTTTTACATTGACTACAAACGGAATGCTCATCAATGATGATGTGATTAAATTTTCTAATCGGGAAATCCACAACGTAGTATTATCCTTAGATGGCAGAAAAGAAGTCCACGACCATTTGCGTAAAACCGTTGGGGGTGAGGGCAGTTACGAAACAATTTTGCCAAAGTTCAAGCGGTTTGTTGAAAAAAGAGGTGGACAAGGCTACTACATGCGAGGAACCTTTACCCACAACAATGTGGATTTTACCAACGATATTTTCCATATGGCAGATATGGGCTTTAAAGAATTGAGCATGGAGCCTGTGGTTTGTGACCCTTCCGACCCTTATGCTTTAACGGAGGAAGATTTGCCAAAGCTGTTTGAACAATATGAAATTTTGGCAAAGGAAATGGTTAGACGGAAAAAAGCAGGAAATGGGTTCGAGTTTTACCATTACATTTTGGATTTGGAAAACGGCCCTTGTGTTTATAAGAGAATTACAGGTTGTGGCTCAGGCACGGAATATATGGCAGTTACCCCTTGGGGTGAGTTATTCCCCTGTCACCAATTTGTTGGAGATGACAAGTACAGCTTAGGCAACGTCTGGGACGGCGTAAAAAATGTTGAGGTTCAGGACGAATTCCGTCATTGCAATGCCTATGCAAGAGAGGATTGCAGAAATTGTTGGGCGAAGATGTACTGTTCAGGCGGTTGTGCTGCCAATGCTTACCACGCAACAGGCAGTATTCAGGGTATTTATGAGTACGGCTGTAGACTTTTCAAAAAGCGTATTGAATGTGCCATCATGATGAAAGTTGCAGAAAGCAGTGAGGAATAA
- the scfA gene encoding six-cysteine ranthipeptide SCIFF, translating into MERIKTIKTRDLKKSVAFGGCGECQTSCQSACKTSCGVANQPCENKQK; encoded by the coding sequence GTGGAGAGAATTAAGACAATTAAAACTCGTGACCTGAAAAAGAGCGTAGCTTTTGGTGGTTGTGGCGAATGCCAGACATCCTGCCAGTCTGCTTGCAAAACCTCCTGTGGCGTAGCAAATCAGCCCTGCGAGAACAAACAGAAGTAA
- a CDS encoding TrkA C-terminal domain-containing protein, protein MKEKISPPVYSQIALDIALRISREELKENTKIYGRSVMSSEYGVSPETIRRALKLLEDVGIVEVRKNSGVVVLSVEKAKDFAQRFSEQNDTRLIERNLRRLLDQQLNLNEQIREMVSHLVRTNDKFSKSNPFQNYEIDVPGDSPLIGKSLMELMFWHKTRATIIAIRRTDKVILSPGPYAVLLEGDTIIFVGDISTIESVSNYITKAQQISE, encoded by the coding sequence ATGAAAGAAAAAATCAGCCCACCCGTTTACTCACAGATTGCCCTTGATATTGCTTTGCGTATCTCAAGAGAAGAACTGAAGGAAAACACAAAAATTTATGGTCGCTCCGTCATGTCCTCAGAATATGGCGTATCCCCTGAAACCATCCGCAGAGCATTAAAGCTGTTGGAAGATGTGGGCATTGTTGAGGTACGAAAAAATAGTGGCGTGGTTGTTCTTTCCGTAGAAAAGGCAAAGGATTTTGCCCAGCGCTTCAGTGAACAAAACGATACCCGCCTCATTGAGCGTAATCTTAGAAGGCTTTTGGATCAACAGCTGAACTTAAATGAGCAAATTCGGGAAATGGTTTCTCATTTGGTACGCACCAATGATAAATTTTCCAAAAGCAATCCTTTTCAGAATTATGAAATTGATGTTCCCGGGGATTCTCCCCTTATTGGAAAGAGCTTGATGGAACTTATGTTTTGGCATAAAACCAGAGCAACTATCATCGCCATTCGCCGTACAGATAAAGTCATTTTGTCCCCTGGGCCTTATGCTGTTTTGCTGGAAGGAGACACAATTATCTTTGTTGGAGATATCTCTACCATCGAATCTGTCAGCAACTATATTACAAAAGCCCAGCAAATATCAGAATAA
- a CDS encoding ABC transporter ATP-binding protein (Members of the family are the ATP-binding subunit of ABC transporters for substrates such as betaine, L-proline or other amino acids, choline, carnitine, etc. The substrate specificity is best determined from the substrate-binding subunit, rather than this subunit, as it interacts with the permease subunit and not with substrate directly.) encodes MIQFRNVSKRYGKKIILDNLTLDIKAGEFVILIGPSGCGKTTTLKTINRLIEPDSGEIIIDGKDITKVDPVQLRRTIGYVIQQIGLFPNMTVEQNIAVVPKLLNYKKEEIDEIVHRLLDLVNMPYEENAKKYPSELSGGQQQRIGVLRALAASPPIVLMDEPFGALDPVTRDSLQEEVKKIQKKLGKTIVFVTHDMDEAIRLADTIVFMNEGKVLQVASPEEMLQNPADPIIKSFLGKHMNNGNTANNMVASDFMRSKVLTVSKTKKTLECIELMSRRDVSSLIVVEDDDTYLGTVSVDKIKAQGKAGKEIAELITVEAMTVNRNSNAQEAFELLIASPTGYVIVLNDNNTVAGLITKTSMAKAMGEALWGEMTQ; translated from the coding sequence ATGATTCAATTTCGAAATGTAAGTAAGCGCTATGGTAAGAAAATAATTTTAGATAATCTTACTCTAGATATAAAGGCTGGTGAATTTGTTATTCTCATCGGCCCCAGTGGTTGTGGTAAAACAACCACACTGAAAACAATCAATCGTCTGATCGAACCGGATTCCGGTGAAATCATAATTGATGGTAAGGATATTACCAAGGTAGACCCCGTTCAACTGCGTCGTACCATCGGCTACGTCATTCAGCAAATTGGGCTTTTTCCAAATATGACTGTGGAACAAAATATTGCCGTTGTTCCAAAGCTTCTGAATTACAAAAAAGAAGAAATCGACGAAATCGTACATCGTTTATTAGATTTGGTAAATATGCCTTATGAGGAAAATGCAAAAAAATACCCTTCGGAGCTTTCGGGTGGACAGCAGCAGCGTATTGGCGTATTACGCGCCCTAGCGGCATCCCCGCCTATTGTTCTAATGGATGAGCCCTTTGGTGCTCTTGACCCAGTAACAAGGGATTCTTTGCAGGAGGAAGTTAAAAAAATACAGAAAAAGTTGGGTAAAACCATCGTTTTTGTAACCCATGATATGGATGAGGCCATTCGCCTTGCAGATACCATTGTTTTTATGAATGAGGGTAAGGTTTTACAGGTTGCTTCTCCAGAGGAAATGCTGCAAAACCCCGCTGACCCCATTATTAAAAGCTTCCTTGGTAAGCATATGAATAATGGTAACACTGCCAATAACATGGTAGCCTCCGACTTTATGCGCTCAAAAGTTCTGACTGTATCAAAAACGAAAAAAACCTTGGAATGTATTGAGCTGATGAGCCGAAGAGATGTATCCTCCCTGATTGTGGTGGAGGATGATGATACCTATTTGGGAACTGTCTCTGTAGATAAAATCAAAGCACAAGGTAAGGCAGGTAAAGAAATTGCAGAACTAATCACCGTAGAGGCTATGACGGTAAACCGTAATTCCAATGCCCAGGAAGCCTTTGAGCTATTAATCGCTTCACCCACCGGTTATGTTATCGTACTAAATGATAATAATACGGTTGCGGGTCTAATTACAAAAACCAGTATGGCAAAGGCCATGGGCGAAGCTCTTTGGGGGGAGATGACGCAATGA